The Christiangramia salexigens genome includes the window CAGTCCGAATTTTTTAAAGATGATACGACATTAAAAGACTTTCTTCACCCGGAAGTAGAGCTTTCCTGGTATGGAACAACGGGTTTCAGAAAATTAGACCTGGATGGTATTGCTGAAATCGGAAAACAACTGAACGATTCTTTTGATTCTTTACGTGTGGAAGTGGAAAAGGTGATTACGAAAAATGATGATGTTGCGATTCATTTCACTT containing:
- a CDS encoding nuclear transport factor 2 family protein gives rise to the protein MSKKARDIVEKFYQSEFFKDDTTLKDFLHPEVELSWYGTTGFRKLDLDGIAEIGKQLNDSFDSLRVEVEKVITKNDDVAIHFTYHVRTIENPDEEMPYAHFIAIWELKEDKLCKGVQISQLGEEIEKSPWAK